One genomic window of Aricia agestis chromosome 7, ilAriAges1.1, whole genome shotgun sequence includes the following:
- the LOC121728763 gene encoding uncharacterized protein LOC121728763, giving the protein MRCVLLCVVLCVLGSEGQSTKEYEVKSGTFPYMAIAYYTDDTILEDGRRFIRNAILIRPDWLVSVNIEVHDNTTFPRKTLVARAGADSVDANFTLYEEEMEQDREIIQVVQSKEKMGSWGDTFLALLKTMVPFNTTSMVAPAALPEKIQDLSGKSCFIVVFGYSNSSVDQILMKWTIEILQRDSCKTNDSNVICSSYNTSEADLGLCPRNRGGPLVCEETVVGVQSYLSGCQQPHLHVAVASRGFIECGIQEQCQASPCSNMCSAYDKDSPMTVGARRTDAMTVATTVTTTDPTDTETLNIEAVENKTSVPVNESFAFLKEEIKETSDIIANLGNVDIANLTSPYTQVNLTSEPEITPSVPTRTAVLRMGDNDIKINFPKKTKTAIARTSSRATMCVEGFSVTLATIVSFTLL; this is encoded by the exons ATGCGCTGTGTGTTATTATGTGTTGTTTTGT gcgTTCTAGGGAGCGAAGGACAAAGCACCAAAGAATATGAAGTAAAGAGTGGAACATTCCCTTACATG GCAATAGCTTATTACACGGATGACACGATATTGGAAGACGGTAGGCGTTTCATCCGGAATGCGATCCTGATTCGTCCCGATTGGCTCGTGTCTGTGAACATTGAAGTCCACGACAACACCACCTTCCCCCGCAAGACCCTGGTGGCCAGAGCCGGTGCTGACAGTGTCGATGCCAACTTCACCCTGTACGAGGAAGAGATGGAGCAAGACCGCGAG ATAATTCAAGTGGTGCAGTCAAAGGAGAAGATGGGCTCTTGGGGCGACACTTTCCTGGCACTCCTGAAGACCATGGTACCGTTCAACACCACCTCGATGGTGGCACCAGCTGCTTTGCCAGAAAAAATACAAGACCTCTCAGGAAAATCTTGCTTCATCGTTGTATTTggg TACTCTAACAGCTCTGTAGATCAAATCCTCATGAAGTGGACCATTGAAATCCTGCAGCGAGACTCGTGCAAGACGAATGACAGCAACGTCATCTGTTCTAGCTACAACACAAGCGAAGCAGACCTCGGCCTGTGCCCG aGAAACAGAGGTGGACCGTTGGTTTGTGAGGAAACAGTCGTCGGTGTTCAAAGTTATCTAAGTGGTTGCCAGCAACCTCATTTACATGTCGCGGTGGCCAGCCGGGGTTTCATAGAGTGTGGCATACAAGAACAGTGTCAGGCTAGTCCATGCAGCAACATGTGCTCTGCTTACGACAAGGATTCACCAATGACCGTCGGTGCACGCAGAACCGATGCGATGACCGTCGCAACCACTGTAACTACCACCGACCCGACCGACACCGAAACACTCAATATTGAGGCAGTcgaaaataaaacatcagttccAGTTAACGAATCATTCGCATTCTTAAAGGAGGAGATAAAAGAAACGAGTGATATAATCGCTAATCTCGGTAACGTCGATATCGCCAACCTGACGAGCCCGTACACCCAAGTCAATTTAACGAGTGAACCCGAAATTACGCCTTCGGTGCCGACAAGAACGGCTGTTTTGAGGATGGGAGAcaatgatataaaaataaacttccccaaaaaaacaaaaacagcaATCGCTCGCACGAGTAGCCGGGCCACGATGTGCGTTGAAGGGTTTAGTGTCACCCTTGCAACTATCGTTTCTTTCACTCTTCTGTaa